The sequence CATTGCTTTGTTGACACCACCCTGAATTTGCTTCAGGATATCGCTAACAGCCGACTTCATCTTTTCGGGATCCACCAAATCGCCCATGTTCACAGTCATTTTTGAAATATCCGCAAGCCCACCGCCCTGCGCAACCGGGAAACCAAAAGCTACGGTAGTGCACAGCACGAGACACAGCGCTATCAAAAGGGTAGCGAGAAGTGTTTTCATCTTTATCAATGGTTGCGAAGGATCTTAGCAAAACTGAATACGAAGGTGCCGCCTTAGGTGATCTTTTTATACGTGCGATTCTTGAAATGCGAGGGAAGATGGGGTATAATGATAATGTTTTAAATCATTATAAGCCAATTGCGCATTAGTAATTGAGTAATAACAACGATGATTATTGCTTCCTATGAATTATCCACTTATAGCTATCGTACCCTGCACAAATCTGATCGCAAACAGATTGCAGAACCAAGTTTGCATAGCCTGATGCAGCTTTCGAGTTTGCTTATATGGTGTCTACCTAAATTACGTAAGGGTTTGAGGGGGAGGGGAGGGGATGGTCTGttattttcttacgctccatataaataacacataaaattgtaataaaaaacATGTTACATGAGGGAGGGTGGGTTGAAAAAACTTGGAAAAATCCCTTACGCGATATGTGTATCGCCCCTAATCTAAGTAATTGGAAAAAATAATAGCTTTGCATTTTTACAAGTTGAGGCACTATCGTGCTGGTGCTATCAAGGGAGATAACAACAGATGTTACTCTTCTCCATAGCTGTCCTTTTTATAATTTCTCATCCTTTTTCAAACTGTATCTTTCTATCTGCCGTCTGAATACAAGTCTGATGTCGAGTCAAGTATATAGACACTGAAGACTGCCTTgctattgaggtcgaaatacgtatctgtgaagttacaatcaagtggtgcaATTAAATGTGGTAGTACTAattcgtcttatggcaagtaaagtattattatttatttattcagactaaggccgaagtggcctgtgcggtatgttagagtcttctccattcggctcggttcatggcaacacgtcgccagccacgcagtctacggagggtccgcaagtcatcttccacctgatcgatccaccttgcccgctgcgcacctcgccttcttgtgcccgtcggatcgttgtcgagaaccattttcaccgggttattgtccgacattctggctacgtgcccggcccaccgcagtcgtccgattttcgcggtgtgaacgatggatggttctcccaacagctgatgcaactcgtggttcattcgtctcctccatgtaccgtccgccatctgcaccccaccatagatggtacgcagcactttcctttcgaaaactccgagtgcgcgttggtcctccacgagcatcgtccaggtctcgtgtccgtagaggactaccggtctaatgagcgttttgtagatggtcagtttggtacggcggcgaactctattcgatcgaagcgtcttgcggagtccaaagtatgcacgatttccagccactatacgcctccgaatttctctgctggtatcattttcggcagtcaccagtgagcccaagtacacaaattcttctaccacctcgatttcatcaccaccgatgccaactcgcggtgggtggctcacattgtcttctcttgaacctcttcctatcatgtacttcgtcttcgacgtgttgatgactagtccgatccgcttggcttccctcttcagtctgatgtaggcttcctccatcttctcaaagttacgtgccataatatctatgtcgtcggcgaagccaaatagctggacggacttattgaaaattgtgccactcgtgttaatccctgctcttcgtattaccccttccaaagcgatgttgaatagcagacacgaaagaccatcaccttgccgtaaccctctgcgggtttcgaaaggacttgagaatgcccctgaaactcgaactacgcacatcacccgatccatcgtcgctttgatcaaccgtgtcagtttatccggaaatccgttttcgtgcattagctgccatagctggtcccgatcgattgtatcatatgcggctttgaagtcgatgaatagatgatgtgtgggcacgttgtattcgcggcacttctgcagtacttggcgaatggcgaacacctggtccgtggtggagcgttcgcccataaaacccgcctggtactgccccacgaactcccttgcaattggtgctagtcgacggcataaaatttgggagagtaccttgtaggcggcgttcagcaatgtgattgcgcggtagttgctacaatccagcttatcgccctttttgtagatgggacacacgacaccttccatccactcctgcggcaaaacttcctcctcccaaatcttggtaatgacccagtgcagcgctctagccagtgcctcaccaccgtgtttaaatagctctcctggtagttggtcaaccccaggggctttgttgttcttcagccggccaatctcctcctggatttcctggagatccggggccggtagaattatgtcctgcgcgcgttcccctaggtccatcaccataccgccatcttcgtctgccacatcgccattcaggtgctcttcgtagtgctgctgccacctttggatcacctcacgctcgttcgtaagaaggttcccgcttatgtccttgcacatatcaggctgtggcacgtggcccttacgtgaacggttcaacttctcatagaactttcgtgtgttattagtgcggtacagttactccgtctcttcacggtctcgatcttcctgctgacgctttttcctccggaaaatcgagttatgtctgttccgcgcctgtttatatcgtgcctcattcgccttcgtgcggtgttgcagcaatctcccccatgctgcattcttctcttctactaactgctcacattcgtcgtcataccagtcgttacTTCGATCCGgcggcaccgtgcctagtgcagcagttgcgatgcttccaatggcggattgaatatttttccagccatcttcaagagaagctgcgtctagctgctcttccgttgggagtgccacttccagctgctgcgcgtattcttgggctagcctaccgtcttgtagccgcccaatattaagccgcggcgtccgacttcgacgcgtgttgtacaccgtcgagagttttgagcacaggcatactgcaacgaggtagtggttggattcaatattcgcactgcggtaagtgcggacgttcgtgatatcggagaagaatttaccgtcgattagaacgtggtcgatttggttttccgtttcttggttaggtgatctccatgtggccttgtggatatttttgcggggaaagaaggtgcttcggactaccattccgcgggaggctgcgaagtttatgcattatgttggccgttgtcattcgatacggtgtgcagactatccggtccgatgatcggtctatacatttcctcccttcctacctgcgcgttcatgtcaccgatgacgattttgacgtcccgcagtgggcatccatcgtatgtctgctccagctgtgcgtagaacgcttatttctcgtcgtcgggtctcccttcgtgtgggcagtgcacgttgatgatgctatagttgaagaaacggcctttaatcctcagcttgcacatccttgcgttgattggctgccacccaatcacgcgttggcgcatctttcccagcactatgaagccggttcccagctcgttggtggtgccacagctttggtagaaggtagccgcccgatgcccgcttttccacactttctgtcctgtccagcaaatctcctgcagcgccacgacgtcgaagttgcggggatgtaattcatcgtagatcatcctgtcgcaacctgcgaaacctagcgacttgcaattccatgttccaagcttccaatcgtgatcctgtattcgtcgcctaggtctttgccgattatatcgagtcgcattatctattatattgttcgtaatgattggttttctaggcggcttatcgggcctgcgcaaacctcctgtctcgtcggagggccgtcgtgtcagggctgtttagcgtcccacctaacaccaggacttgggcttgtgcgctttgagcgacacacggtcgctttggcggagcctacttgcggatacatgcagctttttatagaggtttaacagggcccactgtcaaaccccaccacatcctaggcaggcgccacaactcgcagatggcctggggagggatcgtcaagcccttggagaTGTAAAGTCTGAATACCTTTATTCAGCTCACTAGACAGCAAAGACAGCACAACCCGGCATATCTATTATATATTGAGATCAATTAACTTTTCCAATGAAAACTTAACACCATTCATGCCAAAATGTTATGTTagcaaatctcgggtacttattcaaaaggacgtatgtgatgaaactttcaaacaattttatttcaaacgCCTTCACCCTTAGTAAATAATTTCTATGCTAGATAATAGATCGAAAATTCGATTTCGTTGGGAGACTGCATGGGATATTAACATATTAGCGTTCTATGCACAACTGGAGCAGGCagacgatggatgcccactgcgggacgtcaaaatcgtcatcggcgactcTATAGTACCCAATATGAAGCCTTTGGTAGAGCAGAGATTAAGCCAATTAGTGGAAGTAGACATAATTGAAAGTGTGACTGACAACATGGATACCCCATTTTGTCCGTCCATGCTTGTTGTCGGACCCtccgggggccctccttagccgtgcggtaagacgcgcggctacaaagcaagaccatgctgagggtggctgggttcgattcccggtgccggtctagacaattttcggattggaaattgtctcgacttccttgggcataaaagtatcatcgtgttagcctcatgatatacgaatgcagaaatggtaacttggcttagaaacctcgcaggtaataactgtggaagtgctaattgaacactaagctgcgaggcggcaatgtcccagtggggggatgtaatgccaatgaagaagaagaagaagatgcttgTTGTTCCTGAAGGGAAATCGGATAAACTCTTGGTTATCGATTTGAGAGGGCCAGACAGGTATATCAACTGAACACCTTTTCCAATGCCTACGGTTGATTCAGGAAACGGCTGGACCATTCCAGGAGGACGGATGAGGGAGGATGTATGGCAATGACCTGGGAAGAAATAAGAGGAAGATGCAGAACTTCAACAAATTCGAGATGCTGTTTTAGGTAAGCAATAGCCGCAGGGATTACGTAGGACAAGCATTAGGACATACCCGGGTATCATTTGCATTTGCATATGGAATACACATAGTGGCCACGTGAGAGAAACCATGATGAACCGCGCAACATGCGCGAGTTTTTTTGATGGCATGGGATGGCCTCAGATGTTGTTAAGTTTGTGAAACGGTTTGAGACCTGGGCTATAGGGTCAAGAAAGAGTCCCCCAGTTCTTCTATCTTCTTGCAAACTCCCGGAAGGCCCATGGGAGATTCTTCAAATTGATTTTCTCTCGGCCTTTTTGTTGGACACTTCTTGGTTGTTGTCGACACTTATTCACGCTACCTGCCTGTCGTGCAGATGAGGCAAACAGTACCAATGCTGCTTTGTGCGAGGTGTTCCGAAAATAACCCAAAGCGATAATGGATCCCCCTTTCAAAGCACCGCGTTAATGGATTTTTAGAAACAAAAAGGAGTACGAGTATGAAAGGCGATTCCCCTCTGTCCTCAAACCAATGGTTTGATAGAGAGACAGAATTAGGGAATATTCAAAGCTATGGCAGGATCCAAAATTGACGGGGGGAATAGGAAACTAGCCTTGATTAGCCTAGAAATTGCAGCCATGCCTTGTACATCACTACAACACATTGGTTCCCCACTCACGATTACTTGTGACTCGGTTTGACGGGTTGAAAATTTCGGGAAACATTCCCAACCCTCTGGTACGATCTTAAAGGAAGATTTGGACAGAATTGAaataagagagcgtgacgctgaATTTAAATTGATAAGCAAGCAACATACTGACTTGTCACGTGATAACAGACAATTCAATGCGATATATAGACAACCCTGTATTCAAGTTCAGAGCACGAAGAGAAGTACTTGGAGCTTTACACATACTATGACACTAGTGGAATGTCGAACGTTTCGGCATCCTGAATAATTGAATAGGGGAaaaacggctttggcaggttttattctattattgtcaggggagtttttgtcgaccgaatttgatgaaatttggccacaatattctttgatatgcatttCGGATTTATTCGAGATATTTTCAGGGTATTAATGGGAAACCTTTCGAATATCGCCGGAAAAATCTAAtccccaggaaattcttttaaaatttctcaaaaatctcatataattcatttgatttttttttcggattttccaaaagaaattctttggaatttttaagAGAAGCTCTATGGAATTCTCAATGACAATTGTTAAGGATTtccaaaaaagttaaaaaaaaatctaagcgaAATTACTTGCAATTCATAAAGCaagtccttcggaaattccaatgagtattcttcaaaatttcttcggagtttctgtgggaaattgtttaaaatgaggattgtggatttcaacaagaaaattatttgaaatatttatggaatttaaaaaaaaaaacctgagaaGTGCCACGTGGAATTATCCggaatttctaataaaattATCCCGGATTTGCtttaattttctcaaaaaacttGTCGGAATTTCAACACGAAattttgagcttgattgactgctcgtactGACTATTCTATTATGACCAACTATGGCATAGAAGAACCAACatatgtttgcttgggactagcactcatcttcaatgtacaactACTGGTGATCTCATGTCTTCGGTCACACTGGCGCcggccacgtcagaatgcaagtcaatgtagggaaggagagaaaatgatgatgcaatcactcacccactgcaagccgaatatacctctgcacttgccactaGTTCATGCggattttattggaattttcaggTTTAGGTCTTGATTAACGAGCTGCCATTGTGATAGATAGGAGGAAtcaattgaaggaatttctaattggatgtaaaaAACGAGCTTTTTACGTTCATTTCCAAGTCTAGCagttactgctagaatagtctATTTGAAGGTATAGAATAGCAATGgtaacggtatggaagtccatttccagttctagcgattactagaacatgagaaatatagagaaagatactcactgctaaaaaaatcgaaaaaataagagagaaatcatttttgtttttgatgggattagATGAATTCCAAGAGCATTTCCCCTGTatgagaaattctttaaaaattgcaCGGGAATTTGTCCGTTTAGCCTacagccatttggctgaataataAGTTAAACCGAAAATCATCTATGTAGCTGAGTTGCCTTGAACGAATTGAACGTAGGATCGAAGCGGTTATTAAATCGAAAACggattggccgaaaatgttttttGGGACATAACGACCGACAGGGACATACTGCTGAACTAATAATTTGTCCGAAAAAGCCCTTTGCCCTAACAAATCGTTAGACCGAAAAGatcattttgctgaaaattccgtttggctgaaatgaatgtttgaccgaacgggtcatacggccgaaaatgtcaattATCGACCCGATCTGCAAATCACATTTCGATCAAATGGTCTGTTCTGCGAgcatttcggtcaaacaactttttcagtCAAGGTcctaacgacattttcggccatatgtctaTTTCTGCCAAAacgcaaagaagcggtaccattatcacaagatcgcatatgctcctgggttttgcggacgatatcgatattattggaattgatcgccgtgccgtggaagaggcttttgtgccttttaagagggagacagcgaggattggactcacgatcaataccagcaaaacaaagtatatggtcgctggcaatcaacgtgggttcattagtggaggtggtagtgaaatggtgctggatggtgaaaaatttgaagtggtggaagaatttgtgtatcttggaacattagtgacgtgcgataatgatgttacccgcgaggtgaaaaggcgtattgcagctgcaaatagggcttattacggactttgtaaccagcttaagtcccgtagtctgcaaacgaaaacaaaactcgcgctgtatactactctgattcttccggtggctttatacggtcatgaaacatggacgttaaaggaggctgatcggagagctttcggagtgtttgagcgtaatgtgctgcggacaatactctgcggtaaacaagagaacggtgtctggcggcgtcgcatgaatctcgaattgtaccaggtatataaCGGGcaggatattgttaagcttatacaacacggcagactacgatgggcttgtcacgttgttcgtatgctggaagaacgtcaagcgaagataatatttagtagagaacccggaagaggccgtaggcttcttggaaggccgcgtacacgatggctttttgcagttgaagaggacctgagggcgctcaatgttcagggcgactggaagcgattggcccaggatcgagtccagtggagaaggatactctattcggcgtaggttcatcgaagagctatagcccatcaagtatcaagtaagtctATTTCGGCCACATTATATTtgcagccaaatgaccctttctgccaaacgaccatttcacagggtggccactcaatttccattttcgaattcccggttttttcccggttttcccggttcatattttaaaattttcccggCTGTAGTGTATCAAGAAATTTAAATCatgtaatttaaatttattatttaaatctATGGAATATATTCCAAtacatcccaaaaaaaaaagaagaaaaacaatatgGTAATGAGTTTATCCATTTCTTTGTATTAGCATTATTACAttctccactgggacattatgagactaacacgatgatactttttgaCCAGAGTAGTCGAAAACAAATTCCATCTCGTAAATTTCCAAgtctggcaccgggaatcgaacccagccacgtTCAAATGGTCTGGCTTTGTAGTCTCGAATCTTACCGTACGACTAATAAAGACCCCGGTAATGTGTTTATAAAGCACTCAATTAGAATTTTCCGCTGTGACACTTTTTATAGAGACAGGCTTGACGTTCACAAGGCACAAGGCTCAATACGCAGAAGGCCATGGGTTCTATTCCAGATCGTTTACATCTTTATCATTCAACTTGACCATTCTAATAGTAACTGTTGAAGGGTAAATTGATTAAGCGCATTTCTGCGTCCATTCTATCTCTTTTAACACATTGGCAATCCGTTAACCAAGACAAAGATTTGCCAATAGCACCTTAACATTCTGCGTGATTTTTTGGGAGAAGCATATCACttatcaattatttttcaatgtaatatttcatttgaaaaacaaaCGAGTACATTGTTGATAGAACTGtgatcaaaaaatcaaaatttaccaagcaaaatatttttccagaatttcaacaaaaaaaaattagcttTCTCCGGAAAAATAACAACATTTAACGAAAAACAAAAAAGGCAAGCATGAAAGGTGCATTTATTCAATTGCAAAAATAATTCGAACATAAATCACTTCTATTCCATGTGAGttcaaatcattcgtattttGCTGTTATGAACTTGTTCAAAATAACGCCCTATCAATTTAAAAAGGTGTTGATAAAGAAAACATGTTTCAATAGCTTTATTTTAGAAGTAATATGCTTTAGGAACTTGAGATAAgatggaatttttaaatttaaaactattCCAAAAGCTTTATACTTAACATCGGAACCATCATTAAAAACGAGACAGCTTGAGAAATATGTTTGCCAGATTTCTCGGAGAATTGCGAAGCGGCatagaattttttgaaattattattcAGATTTATAGAAGATAGTGTGTTTCCTTGAATAGATTTTGGCAAAGATACATACAAAACTAAGCATTTTCTCGCGgatatcagaaaaaaaaagaaatctaGGATTTGTAAAAGGATCGTAGAAATCAATGGTTATGGTTATGGCTTTTTCAATCTCTAAactgataaatttattttaaaaaatcttgaaatctttaACACTTGAGAATAGCATTTTTCTTTCAATATGTCTTTTGGGAAGTTTTCAACATTTACATTTAGGATTATAATTCTGGAATTCCAAAAAATCTCATGCTTCGGAAGAAATTGatcaatttccataaaaaaaattcttgagttAAGGCGTGATTCCCAAAACCTTTATCAAAGTCCCAAAACTTTCAACAATTTTTTGCATATAAAAATACCTTATAACAATACATATATATGTACATCCGAATAAATAatcttaaaacaattttataaacAAACTCTATCAAACGGTAAACAAAATGCAAATAAGATCCAGAAAGATTGTTTCAAGAAATAGCACAGCATAGCAAAGCATGCTCTTGCACAAATCGTAGATGGAGTTGCAGAGATAAACATACATccagttcttttttttacacgggtgagttttagtcgattaagaccttAGTGTTAacgaaactatgagttaaccccatgaaaaaaatcacaaaaaatcaaagataattcaaagggtatttaaaaaggtgtgaaaaatcagattattcgggaaattaaagaataccaaccgtgtagaaaaaatattgggtgtatctACTGTCATTATAGATTTCGCCACAGTCTTAAGAAATAGACAAGAATTCAGTTAGATAGTTTTTCTTAAGTCTGTTGAAAcaaaactttgaaattttcaacgtcaacaaaattcCCGGTTATTTCCCGGTTTTACCGGATTCCCGGATAaatcccggttttcccggttcagtggccaccctgcagccaaacggcattttcgaccaAGTGACCAGACCAGAACGACATTTTTCGACGTACCGTCAAACGGGGTGACTTGTAACACTTCACAGCTTTCTCTCCTCATAACTCAGAAATAAAAGG comes from Armigeres subalbatus isolate Guangzhou_Male chromosome 2, GZ_Asu_2, whole genome shotgun sequence and encodes:
- the LOC134217521 gene encoding uncharacterized protein LOC134217521, producing the protein MKTLLATLLIALCLVLCTTVAFGFPVAQGGGLADISKMTVNMGDLVDPEKMKSAVSDILKQIQGGVNKAMESMPQMGR